A window of Drosophila subobscura isolate 14011-0131.10 chromosome E, UCBerk_Dsub_1.0, whole genome shotgun sequence contains these coding sequences:
- the LOC117889727 gene encoding acid-sensing ion channel 5 — MAGKYCEAAIGFLLRSFSNRRFFWICVIILSVWNMATIFMLMKNRSDTDSTTIGVTTSYISWINTFPAVSICLSKNRITKEFSEAVKRRSADGHSPSYTYIRTLYDYLFINPNNLYLKEEYCKEFNSTCGVDILGMRKELFASSCTEFIEKIYFSEKLLPNCEEIFKFHELEMGYCFLANNLIDYQSIEKMPLVYSSLDEFRNLRLVLRSGLIYRYDLYIHSPENQPYFNALAYTITSDPSVHSFNVEGIENNHDVIEEPVSQRMCKFDTETSDNNVLYSFSTCMSKIRSEIEMNLCNCTLFSQSKNSSINYCGVEGISCLDKGSGKYSSSSSDCSVKLYKILSGNLPARVIRHVGSNMACLPSCMEQQISYVGSREKNHNDYGDSNMVEIEITSPPTAKYFRTVTQTKLDLVVAVGGVIGLFTGASLLNILEVISIIFSKIKRTFTR; from the exons ATGGCAGGAAAATATTGCGAGGCGGCTATAGGATTTCTACTAAGAAGTTTTTCCAACAGAAG aTTCTTTTGGATATGTGTCATCATTCTCTCTGTTTGGAACATGGCAACGATTTTTATGCTTATGAAGAATCGATCTGATACAGATTCGACCACCATTGGGGTAACAACGTCCTATATTAGTTGGATTAACACCTTTCCGGCCGTTAGCATTTGCTTGTCGAAGAACAGAATTACCAAAGAGTTTTCGGAGGCAGTGAAACGTCGCTCTGCTGACGGACATTCTCCTTCCTATACATACATCAGAACATTGTACGATTACCTTTTTATAAATCcaaataatttgtatttgaaagAAGAATATTGCAAGGAGTTCAATTCGACCTGTGGAGTGGATATTTTAGGCATGAGAAAAGAG TTGTTTGCCAGCTCGTGTACAGAATTTATAGAAAAAATTTACTTCTCTGAAAAACTTCTGCCCAACTGCGAGGAAATATTCAAGTTTCACGAGCTAGAAATGGGATATTGCTTTCTAGCCAACAACTTGATTGATTA tcAAAGTATCGAAAAAATGCCACTGGTGTATTCTTCATTGGACGAATTCCGGAATCTGAGATTAGTTCTGCGAAGTGGCCTCATATACCGATACGAT ctATACATTCACAGCCCGGAAAACCAGCCGTACTTTAATGCTTTAGCCTATACGATTACATCGGATCCATCAGTGCACAGCTTCAATGTGGAAGGTATAGAGAATAACCATGATGTAATTGAGGAGCCAGTCTCTCAACGAATGTGCAAGTTCGACACGGAGACCAGTGACAATAATGTGCTATACag cTTTTCCACATGCATGTCCAAAATACGaagtgaaattgaaatgaatctCTGCAATTGCACTTTATTTAGCCAGAGTAAAAACA GTTCCATAAATTATTGCGGTGTCGAAGGAATTTCGTGCCTGGACAAAGGTAGTGGGAAATATTCTTCTAGTTCTAGTGATTGCAGTgtaaaattgtacaaaattcTTTCAGGAAATCTACCAGCAAGAGTAATTAGACATGTGGGCTCTAATATGGCATGTCTGCCATCCTGCATGGAGCAGCAGATAAGCTACGTTGG GTCTCGCGAGAAAAATCATAACGATTACGGAGACTCAAACATGGTCGAAATCGAAATAACATCACCACCAACAGCCAAATATTTCCGAACAGTCACTCAAACCAAACTGGATTTAGTTG ttgctgttggtggtgttATTGGCCTTTTCACTGGTGCATCCTTGCTGAACATCTTGGAagttatttcaattattttttctaAGATTAAGCGCACTTTTACACGATAA
- the LOC117890374 gene encoding uncharacterized protein LOC117890374: MLGKVKGDIVVIYLTIGIAYVLVNINASSTYIGPSRQMWPVEAPPYMLYRQQPNALRKFYWYNARTPILVGKMRLKNFMRNIHMLPRYIHSPTPYHDIYGTSKRSVFRNLNTVPTTPSTTADYSLALGPVNPFVPLTAATLPNPEFLKGVENTRNFSNYSNEGWTSMCPDRISNAGARLSDDCFKNTLNRYPREEYGLNSVPIEVVQTTTTLPYMNYITHTYFTLDDVILPRSGNRFADNSAKETNEYRLGPIIITT; encoded by the exons ATGTTGGGGAAAGTGAAAGGCGATATTGTTGTCATTTACCTGACAATAG GAATCGCATATGTGCTAGTTAACATAAATGCATCTTCAACCTACATTGGACCGAGTAGACAG atGTGGCCTGTTGAAGCTCCACCTTACATGTTATATAGACAGCAACCCAATGCTTTGAGAAAATTCTATTGGTACAATGCCAGGACCCCAATATTAGTTGGAAAAATGAGACTAAAAAACTTTATGCGTAATATCCACATGCTGCCTAGATATATACATTCTCCTACACCATATCATGATATATATGGGACTTCCAAAAG AAGCGTCTTCAGAAATTTAAACACCGTTCCCACTACACCCTCAACTACAGCGGACTATAGTCTGGCCCTGGGACCTGTCAACCCCTTTGTACCTCTGACTGCCGCAACGTTGCCAAATCCTGAATTTTTAAAAGGCGTCGAGAATACGAGGAATTTTTCAAACTACTCAAATGAAGGTTGGACGTCCATGTGCCCAGACCGTATATCAAATGCAGGTGCACGACTATCAGATGACTGTTTCAAGAATACTTTAAATCGCTACCCAAGGGAGGAATATGGATTGAATAGCGTACCCATCGAAGTAGTACAGACAACAACTACTCTTCCATACATGAACTATATTACGCACACCTACTTTACCCTTGATGATGTTATTCTACCGCGTTCAGGGAACAGGTTCGCAGACAACTCGGCAAAAGAAACCAATGAGTATCGCCTGGGTCCAATCATAATAACAACGTGA